In a genomic window of Candidatus Competibacteraceae bacterium:
- the guaA gene encoding glutamine-hydrolyzing GMP synthase: MTARDIHLDRILIIDFGAQYTQLIARRVREIGVYCEIYPYDADPAALRAFQPRGIILSGGPESTTVAAGPRAHQIVFDLNVPLLGICYGMQTMTMQLGGLVESADHREFGYAQVRAHAHSALLRDIEDHASPEGYGLLDVWMSHGDRVTVLPPGFTRIASTPTCPIAGMADEERRWYGVQFHPEVTHTRQGERILRRFVLEICACVPLWTTGNIIEDSIASIRSQVGDDEVLLGLSGGVDSSVVAALLHRAIGEQLTCVFVDTGLLRLHEGDQVMRTFSQHLGVRVVRVDAERRFLAALAGVTDPEQKRKIIGGLFVTIFEEEARRLRDSKWLAQGTIYPDVIESAGAKTGKAHVIKSHHNVGGLPADMRMKLVEPLRELFKDEVRRLGLELGLPSEMVHRHPFPGPGLGVRILGEVRKDYADLLRRADHLFIEELRRHDLYDKTSQAFAVFLPVKSVGVMGDGRRYDFVIALRAVETVDFMTARWAQLPYEFLDLVSRRIINEVAGISRVVYDISGKPPATIEWE; encoded by the coding sequence ATGACCGCACGCGACATCCATCTCGACCGTATTCTCATTATCGATTTCGGCGCTCAATATACCCAGCTGATCGCCCGTCGGGTGCGGGAAATCGGGGTCTATTGCGAGATTTATCCCTACGACGCCGATCCGGCCGCGCTGCGCGCGTTTCAGCCGCGCGGCATTATTTTATCGGGCGGTCCGGAATCGACCACCGTGGCGGCTGGCCCTCGCGCCCATCAGATCGTGTTCGACCTGAACGTGCCACTGCTTGGGATCTGCTACGGTATGCAGACCATGACGATGCAGTTGGGCGGTCTGGTGGAATCGGCGGACCACCGCGAATTCGGATACGCCCAGGTCCGCGCCCATGCGCATTCCGCGCTGCTGCGCGACATCGAAGATCATGCCAGCCCGGAAGGCTACGGTTTGCTGGATGTATGGATGAGCCACGGCGACCGGGTGACCGTGCTGCCGCCCGGCTTCACGCGCATCGCCAGCACGCCGACCTGCCCCATCGCCGGCATGGCCGATGAGGAACGACGCTGGTACGGGGTGCAGTTTCATCCCGAGGTGACCCATACCCGGCAGGGCGAGCGCATCCTGCGGCGCTTCGTGCTGGAGATCTGCGCTTGTGTGCCGCTGTGGACCACCGGCAACATCATCGAAGACAGCATCGCCAGCATCCGCTCGCAGGTGGGCGATGATGAGGTGTTGTTGGGTCTGTCCGGCGGGGTGGATTCCTCGGTGGTGGCGGCCTTGCTGCACCGGGCCATCGGCGAGCAATTGACCTGCGTGTTCGTGGACACCGGCCTGCTGCGCTTGCATGAGGGCGATCAGGTGATGCGCACCTTCAGCCAGCATCTCGGGGTGCGGGTCGTCCGGGTGGATGCCGAGCGCCGGTTCTTGGCCGCGCTGGCCGGCGTCACCGACCCCGAACAAAAGCGCAAAATCATCGGCGGGCTGTTCGTCACGATTTTCGAGGAAGAAGCGCGGCGGTTGCGCGACAGCAAGTGGCTGGCGCAAGGCACCATCTACCCCGATGTGATCGAATCGGCGGGGGCGAAAACCGGCAAGGCCCACGTCATCAAATCCCATCACAACGTCGGCGGCTTGCCGGCGGACATGCGGATGAAGCTGGTCGAGCCGCTGCGGGAACTGTTCAAGGATGAGGTGCGGCGCTTGGGTTTGGAGTTGGGGTTGCCTTCCGAAATGGTCCACCGCCATCCGTTTCCCGGCCCCGGTCTGGGCGTGCGTATTTTGGGTGAAGTGCGCAAGGACTACGCGGATTTGCTCCGGCGGGCCGATCACCTCTTTATCGAGGAACTGCGCCGGCACGATCTCTATGATAAAACCAGTCAGGCTTTCGCGGTGTTTCTGCCGGTCAAATCGGTCGGGGTGATGGGCGACGGCCGCCGCTACGACTTTGTCATCGCCTTGCGCGCGGTCGAGACGGTGGATTTCATGACCGCCCGTTGGGCGCAGTTGCCTTATGAGTTTCTCGACCTGGTGTCGCGGCGGATCATCAACGAGGTGGCCGGTATTTCTCGGGTGGTCTACGACATCTCCGGCAAGCCGCCGGCGACCATCGAATGGGAATGA
- a CDS encoding acyltransferase, with the protein MEYRREIDGLRALAVIPVMFFHAGFQAFSGGFVGVDVFFVISGYLITSIILAEKHAGTFSIVNFYERRARRILPALFFMMLVCLPFAWLWLLPEDMKSFSQSLVAVSGFASNILFFWTTNYFSTAAEFKPLLHTWSLAVEEQYYLLFPLFLILGWRWGKRWLITALAVIAVFSLVAAQWGSFKYPVFAFFLLPTRAWEILIGALAAFYLFANNKNDKTVLGIPIGELASVVGFLLIVYAVCMFDKKTPSPSLYILVPTVGVVLIILFATSQTLIGKFLGSKLLVGVGLISYSAYLWHQPLFAFARHRNIYEPSKSLLINLLVASILFAYLSWKYIEMPFRGRQRIKRNQVFWSAALCSIFFISFGLLGSLNKGYPNSFNRVSNEVLTFSDIDMPRIDNGWCFYSVDSINSLPVGDQGLKCVLGDKNSPVKGLLFGDSYAAQYEPFWNIIGEKSAVSIKSITTNWCYPALTDQFIGLTSSRAYAQCLWDRRYLAEYLSNYDFVIFGGNWAEVNEQNKISDVYDMIAHAVNKTQLVIIMASPSQFDSDVGLLYKKSVFYKEKFDIKKIAQHRNIGAIEMNKQLEELSKKNPNILYIDQNSLFHVDGLPSDLSRANIPYSFDGKHISIYGSKQAAYSFLKTGRYSEYVEKISQLKPVAGK; encoded by the coding sequence ATGGAGTATAGGCGGGAAATAGATGGACTGAGAGCTTTAGCGGTCATTCCAGTTATGTTTTTCCACGCTGGATTTCAAGCTTTTAGTGGCGGATTCGTGGGTGTGGATGTTTTTTTCGTCATCAGTGGCTACCTGATTACTTCAATTATACTGGCTGAAAAACACGCTGGAACCTTCTCGATTGTAAACTTTTACGAGCGTAGGGCACGGCGTATACTTCCAGCATTGTTTTTTATGATGTTGGTGTGCTTGCCATTTGCTTGGTTGTGGCTATTGCCGGAAGATATGAAAAGCTTTTCACAGAGCTTGGTCGCTGTTTCCGGTTTTGCGTCAAATATATTGTTTTTTTGGACAACCAATTATTTTTCAACCGCCGCTGAGTTTAAGCCGCTGTTACATACCTGGAGTTTGGCTGTAGAGGAACAGTATTATTTATTGTTTCCACTCTTTTTGATATTAGGCTGGAGATGGGGAAAACGCTGGCTTATTACGGCGCTAGCCGTTATCGCCGTTTTTAGCTTGGTGGCCGCGCAGTGGGGTTCATTTAAATATCCAGTGTTTGCATTTTTTTTATTGCCGACACGTGCTTGGGAAATTCTAATTGGAGCATTGGCCGCATTTTATCTGTTTGCAAATAATAAAAATGATAAAACTGTATTGGGGATACCAATCGGCGAGTTAGCGAGTGTTGTTGGTTTTTTGTTGATCGTTTATGCGGTATGTATGTTTGACAAAAAGACGCCCTCGCCAAGTTTGTATATATTAGTGCCGACTGTTGGAGTGGTGCTTATCATTTTGTTTGCTACCTCGCAAACACTGATTGGCAAATTCCTCGGCAGCAAACTGTTGGTGGGTGTTGGCCTGATCAGTTATAGTGCATATTTGTGGCATCAGCCGCTGTTTGCGTTCGCGCGACACAGAAATATTTATGAACCCAGCAAGTCTTTACTCATTAATTTATTGGTTGCTTCGATATTGTTTGCGTATTTGAGCTGGAAGTATATTGAGATGCCGTTTAGAGGCAGGCAGCGGATTAAACGCAATCAAGTGTTTTGGTCTGCTGCCTTGTGCAGTATTTTTTTTATATCGTTCGGTTTGCTGGGAAGTCTTAATAAAGGCTACCCTAATAGTTTTAATAGGGTTTCAAATGAGGTATTGACGTTCTCGGATATTGATATGCCTCGAATTGACAACGGTTGGTGTTTTTATAGTGTCGATTCCATCAATAGTCTTCCTGTGGGCGACCAAGGCTTGAAATGTGTGTTAGGTGATAAAAATTCTCCTGTCAAAGGACTTTTATTCGGAGATTCATATGCCGCACAGTACGAACCTTTTTGGAACATTATTGGCGAAAAAAGCGCTGTTAGTATAAAGTCAATTACCACTAATTGGTGCTATCCAGCACTGACGGATCAATTTATTGGTTTAACTTCATCCAGAGCATATGCCCAGTGTCTTTGGGATAGGCGTTATTTGGCTGAGTATCTTTCTAACTATGATTTTGTTATATTTGGTGGAAATTGGGCAGAAGTAAACGAGCAGAATAAAATATCTGATGTCTATGATATGATTGCTCATGCTGTCAATAAGACTCAATTGGTCATCATAATGGCATCGCCATCACAATTTGATTCTGATGTCGGTTTACTTTATAAAAAATCAGTTTTTTATAAAGAAAAATTTGATATAAAGAAAATAGCGCAGCACCGTAATATTGGTGCTATTGAGATGAATAAGCAGCTTGAAGAATTATCTAAAAAAAATCCCAATATTCTTTATATTGACCAAAATTCACTTTTCCATGTGGATGGTCTGCCATCCGATTTATCAAGAGCCAATATCCCCTATAGTTTTGACGGTAAACATATCAGTATTTATGGGTCAAAACAGGCTGCTTATTCATTCCTTAAAACTGGTCGTTATAGCGAGTATGTTGAAAAGATATCCCAGCTGAAACCCGTCGCTGGAAAGTAG